Genomic window (Paenibacillus sp. PK3_47):
ATACAAAATCACATAGACCGCAGCCTGAAAACGGATATCAAAGACTTCCTTACTAAAGAACAGCTTGTTAAATACTATAGCCAGCTTAATAAACAGGGACTGGGAGGAGAGCAGCATGGAGCTGTTCTCGTTGTAATACTGGTAGATGCCGTATTGTCTGACAAAATAGCCGAAATACCGGCTGTCATAATCGGGCAGATTGAAATAGAGGCCGTTGCTGTAGATAATCCGGAAAAAGTCACCGTTATCCGCCATGCCGACATAGGGAGCCGTAAACAGGGCGATGACTGCAATCATCAGCACCCCGAAGGCCGCTGCAAAGGCAGGAGATATCCGGAGACCGGCTATGATCATGTTCTGCCGCAATGTTGTTTTTACCGTGCTGCCGGTCATGCGGTCTTCACCTTCATTCACTTCATTGTTGGTTCAGTAAGAGTAGGCCAATAAAGCCATCAGATTGTCAAAAGAGTAGGCCTCACCGGTATCCGGATTGCCGAACCCGCCGTAGAGAGGGCTATCCGGGTCCGTAATTCTGAATTCATTCATTCTCGCAAGGCCCGCCTGGTAGAGGTCATCATCCCCGGCTTCAGCGCCGATCATTGCCGCAAGCGCATAGATGGCAGTAGAGCGGATATCATTCGCCGGTTGTCCATCCCGGGTATACTGCCCGTACAGGGTCCCCGCTTCCACCTGTTCCTTGATATAGGTGATACTGCGCGGATTCTGCCGCTTCATTTCCGTCAGGTTGAGAATACTAAGCAGCGACTCCACCGTATTTATATTTTCCGAGCTGTATTTACCTGTTCTGTAATCAAACCGGGTTTCATAAAACGGAAATTCATTGGAAAGATAGCCCTCCTGAAGAATTCCGGTCATATTATGCAATAAAATACCTCTTAAACCGTCAGGAATCGACAATTTTTGCAGAACGCTCAGATTAATATAACATAAAGTAATAAACTCGTTAGTATTTTTGTAATAATTGTCATAAAAATCTTTTAAATAACCATCTTTTACATTATTACTATAAAATCTTAGCGCGTACTTATCAGCCTCTTCCGTATAACTCCGGTCTGCGAAGGCTTTGCCGGCATCATACAGGGCACCGATCAGCCTGAGATCATCTACAGCCGCATTCACCGGGTACTGCTTCTCAAGCTTCGGACTGTAACGGTAGCTGAAGCCCCCGTCCATATCGAAAACCGCTCTGGCTATGCTCCAATGTCTGTCAAAAAGCTCTTGATTGCCGCCAAGCACGGCGCTTCTCATGATCAGCGAGGCTGATTCGCTCAGCACCTCATGTCCTGTAGCTGCTTCATCCGACTGGTCTGTATCCAGCAGATTTGTATATATGCCATCAGGCCCGCTGAGCTGTGTCTCTATAAAATCCAGCAGCTGCGCTGCCTCTTGCGGATGCTGCATGGCAAAAGGGTCCTGTACAGGTGAAGGCACTTCCGAGGGAACCGCTTTTGAAGTAGGTATGGGCCGGGATTCATGAGTACTGCAGGAGGCCAGCAGGGCCACGGACACTAAGAGAGCAGCAAATATAATGAGCCTGTTCCCCAAACCACCACTTCCCTTAACAGTTAATTTTGCGTCCATAACAATATAACGGTAATATAAGTCACAAGTTGAATGGCAAAAGCGATAAAAATGTGTCCATAAAGCTTAATATTTGTTAATCTTGTCACCCTGACTGTTTGGTAAACCTCTGCTGCGCTTACTTAGACAAAAAAACGCCGCCTTCCCGACGGGATGGCAGCGCAGTTTCCGTTATCTAACCTCTGATCTTACGGTAAGTGTCCTCGTCCGCTACGATATACAGCCTGGCATCCTGCGGGATCTTCTGGTCCAGCTTGCGGTTAATGCCAAGGTCTCCGCGGTCGGCGAGCAGTGTCGCTCCGCGGGACAACAGATCCTGAAAGGCATCCCCGTACGTTGTCCAGGCGGATTTGAGCGGGATTTCATAAATATCATCGCCATGCTGGCGGCTCAGCAGCTGGGTAATCACTTCAGCGTTTCCTTCCTCCAGCGCAGATCTTACAGCCAGCCGGGAGATGGCATCATGCGAAAGCACAAATTCATTCACATGAACATGGCGGAAGTTCTGGATGTTCTTCTCCTGCATAATCTCTACAGTTGTATGTACCTGTGGGGCGATCCGCTCAATGCTTGAGGCAATCAGCAGCGTTTTGCCGTCAGTCAGCGAGGCTTCGTCAATCCGGGTATCCCCGAATATAATAGCTGCCCTGGCCTCATGAATACAGGCCTTCTGCAGTATCTCATCACTTGAGGCATCGCCGCTGATGAAGTGGACCTGATCCATCTGCTCCAGGGGATGCTGACCGGATTCATCGATGATGACGATCCGGCAATCCGGTGTGTAGCATAAAATCTCATGGACCGCGGCCTGCGTCTTACGGTTCCAGTTAATGAGAACGATATGATCCTTCCCGTAAAAGCTCAAGGTTCCCGCTCCTCTCCTTCTCTGCATCTCCCCGAACGCCTCAACGATCTTGCCGATAACCAGGCTGAGCAGGCCGATGCCAAATATGTACAGAAAAATGGTGAACACCTTGCCCGCTGCCGTTACCGCAAAGTAATCGCCGTAACCGACTGTCGCCATCGTGGTCAGCACCCAGTAAAAGGCATTGAACCAGTTCCCGAAAGTACCCGGTTCAATGGCAAACGCTATGGTGGAGCTGAGCACCACAAACAACAGGATCATCAGCCCGATGGACTTCTTCTTCAAACGCATCAGCTTACCGGAAATCCGGAGTAAAAAATGCACCCTCTTTGCCCCGCTTCCACAATGGAATATGGCTGCCGCCCGCTGAATCTGCGGGGGCAGCCTCGGCCTGCCTGGTCTGCTAAATAATGAGACTGCTTACGGCAAAAGCGGTACCGATGAACACCAGGCACAGCATCGTGCCGACAGCCGTATTTCCCTGCTGCAGCTGCTCGGAAATCCGGAATCCGGGAGTAAATAGTTCAAAAACCCAGTAAGAGACGATCAGACAGACGTAGCCTACTGCAAACCACAGCATCATATGCCAGATCGAGGTATTCGTATAGGCTGCGACACCGAGAATAATCGCAGTGGCCAGGAACTTTCCGCCAAGCGCCAGGGCGACTGCCACGTTGCCTTTCTTCAGTTCATCCATATCCTTGAACGGTGTCATCAAGGCAAACACAACCATACCGATGACCTGGAGCAGGATAATTGTCAAAACACTAATTACGAGATTCATAACAATCGTCAATTCGCCCACCCCCGAAATTTCGCATATGCCGAATCATAATCGGCAAAATCATGTACTTCCTCCAGGACTACGGAGGCTGTTTTTTGTTTCTCCAGCGCGGTATAGCGCTTGTCATCTATCGGCTGCTTGATCCGGTTGCCGGAGGGCAGCTCAAGCACAGCGAAATTTCTGGTCTTATCCTGATATTTGGTCTTGTATACTCCGACAAGGTCAACATCAGTGGTGATCGATACCTTCAGATTCTTCAGGTCCTCAGCCGCAGCCTGCTGGTCCCCGTAGGATTTAAGCGTGCTCCATGAGGATAAACGGACTTCATTCTTCTGGTCCGCACCGGTGATCAGCTCAGCATCCATGAACTGCAGCGTCCAGATTTTGTCGCCTGTCGCATAGTTGCCGTCATTCGGCAGCAGCTCATTGTCCGGCAGAACCGTCATGTCGCTCCCGATCAGGTCGCCTACCGTGCTCTCCACCACGCGGTAATCCCACGGAACACGTGATACGTTGCTTGTCGTTTCCGAATCACCGGTACGAAGCACGCTGTTTGCATTACCGCACGCGCCCAGCAGCAGAACTGCTGCAAGCAGCATGACGAGCATGCTGCCGGCACGGGCCGTTCTGCTGCCGCCGGCCTGCCGCTTTCTACTCTTGTTCATCTCGTAAGCCCCCTCACTCCTAGCGCGATAAAATGACTGGTATTGCCTGTAATAGGTCCGCCGGCACGGCCAAGCAGCCCGCACGGCTTTCCGTTGATTACGAACATTCCGGTCAGCAGGTGAAGCTCTCCTTCAGCTGTCCTGATCCGGGCCATCTCAGCTCTTTTTTGATAAACCGTAGGAAATAACTCACTGCTGTCAAAGCCGTCTTCATCCTTAAGCTCCAGCGTCCCGCTGTCGTCGAACAGGCGCACAGATCCGCCTTCACGGCCGAATACCGTTTTGGACACGAAGTTTCCCGAGAATACAGGCTTATTATAGGTCGGCAGCACATAACGGGAGATCAGCTCCCGTTCCTCTGCATCAAACAGCAGCCCCAGCTCATACATTCCCCAGACCGCAGCGATCAGTCCCTTGGACTGAAGCAGAATGCTGTGCGGCCCGTTGAACAGCTGCAGCTGTCCGGTCTCAATAGCATAAGCAAGCGCCTCTCCGCCTTCGTCAACGGCCATCCATTCCTTCGGATAGAGCGCGAACATCCGCTGAATGACCCGGTCTTCGCCAACCCGGACGCTGCCTTCATCAATCCACAGATCAAGACAGTCAACGCACTGTACATCCAGTCCGCTATGCTGTACAAGCGCCTCAATTGTCCCCGAATCCTCCTCATGGGAGCCGTAAGCCACACAGGCAGCCGTATCCGGCTGCTCCACGGCCCAGGCCGCCGCAAGCAGCCCCTTCATAGCGGTGTTGGGGCTGGTAATGCCGGCCTGTTCACAGATCCAGGGCGTGGCTATTGAGGCTTCCACGTAACCGGTGGGCGTATCGGCATTCAGCTCCAGCAGCTTGATAGTCCCGTCATCCGCCACCGCAAAATCAAACCTGGCATACCTGCTGATCAGTCCCGGCTCAGGCAGCGGACAATCATCCAGCATCTCCCACAGCACAGGCGGAATACCCAGCAGATCATACAAGTCACGTCTGCGGTGGATGTAGCGGACTGCTTTGTCCAGCACCGCCCACAGTCCGGCGGAGGCCTTCTCCAGCTCCTGATAGGTCTCCCGGGACATCACCGCGACCGCATCCAGCCAGTACTCCTCATCTTCCAGGTCGGCCCAGGTAAACCCGAGCTCACGCAGCTGTTCTACCCGCGGAGCCCGTTCAAGGTGCGACTGGTCCCTGAATTCAAATACACTCTCTGCCCGGTTCATCCTCCGAAACCGCTCCTGCTGGAGCTTTTGCCGGCGCTGGACTTGCTGGATCCCAATCCGCTGGAGGTGCCTCCGATTCCGCCGCTCTTCGAGGAAGTCCCTCTTCTTGTAATGGAGCCGGTGGAGGAGGTTGAGGTTTTGGGCTTGGCAACCGAACCGGCCACCGGTCTGTTCTGAAAGCTGCCGCTGTTATAAGTAGGCGGCCGGTAGGTTGTCCGTGTGCCTCCATAATAGGTGGGCCGGTCATTGTACCAGCCTCTGGAGGAATAGTACGAACCGCTGTTGAACAGCATGTGGTACAGGAGCAGATCATCCCAGCCGAAGCCCGAGCTATATCCGCCGTAGTTGTTGATCACGGTTGTTCCGCCGGAGGTGCTGACACCCGTCCCCTCCTGGACGGTCTCCTCCGTGCCTTCTTCCGGATAAGGAATATTCCAGTCTACATTCTTATCAAAATAAGCTTTGACCTCTTCCGTAGACCACGATACCAGCTCCGGTTCTCCGCCCGCGCTGCCGCTGGCGCCTGCTCCCCCGGGAACAAACAAGGCATTGGCCAGCAGGGCAATGCCCAGCGAGGTCGACAAAACACGCAGCGGCTTGCCCTCTGCATTAAATAATCTGGTACCGGCCGTTTCTTTTGCGTTATCATCATTTGCCAACATGGGCCCCTCCTTTCCTGATCTTTAGCCTTCTGTACGCATCGGGACAAGCAGAAGCTCCAGCTTCCCTTCATCCACATTCAAACGCCCCTCAACCGCTTCATATTCCCGGCTGCCCACCACCACGTAATTGACATGCTCCAGGGCAGCAATCATATTCATGCTCCAGGTGCGCTCCTCGATGACCCGCAAATCTCCCTCAGGCATTTTCTCAAACAGGATGACATTCATTCCATTATCCACTATATCCTTCCTTCCTGAAAACTATTATGCTTCTGATACGCTGATTTTACCAATTCGTTTCATCACAGATGACCTGCACACCGGGGCAGGAAGAGAAATCCGGGGGCTGCTAAAAAATATTTTTTACCCAGCTGTCCATGACATGGTCGGGATGAATGCCCAGCTCATTTTGCAGCAGCGCTTTATAATTTTCATAATGGTTCTTGAATCCGATAAAATCCCCCAGATCAGCATAACACCGGAGAGTAAGCCGGCAAATATCCTCTGAATAGGCATCCGCCTCCCGCAGAGCCAGCAGACGTGTAAGCGCCTGGCGGGGACGTTCCGTGCCGAGCTCATATTCGGCTGAGCGGAGCGCCATCTGCAGATATTTGGCCTGCAGTTCCTTGCGCCTGCTCTCCGCCCAGCTGTAGTGGTGCTCCCCGAGATAATCACCGCGGTATAATGCAAGCACAGCTTCCCTGCGGCCCCAATCCTGATCATTTTCAACCGGAGTCCCGGACCATCCCTGCTCAAATTGCTCCACATCCAGCGTTACATTCTCCCTGACCAGCCGGTACCTTTCCTGCGAGAATTCCACAAGCACACCCATTTCCCGCGTCTTCAGCAGCTTGCGGATATGGTATACCGTAGTATGGAGATTGGCCAGGGCCTTCTCCGGATTGAACTCCGGCCACACCAGATCAACGATCGTATCTTTCAGGATCCACTGTCCGCGGGAATGAAGCAGCAGGGCGAATACCTCCTGTGCTTTGCTTGTTCTCCACTGTATTTTTTGTCCGGGCTCTCCGCCTTCAAGAAATTCGAGCTGCTTGAAGCAGAGAATGCCCGGCTGACGATCGGCCTCAACCACAGCAGCTGCCTGCTTGGCCTGCTCCTCACGGCTTACCAGCCGCTCCAGCGTTTTGCACAGACGCTGGGAGGTAACCGGCTTCAGCAGGTAATCCACCGCGTTCAGTTCAAAGGCATCAATGGCATATTCGGTATATGCCGTAATGTAAACCACACGGATGCTCCGGTCAAGATTTGCGATATGCTCAGCTGCCTCCAGCCCGTTCATCTCGGGCATACCGATATCCAGGAAGACAATATCGGCCTTCTCCTGCTGTAAATGCTGGAGTCCGAGTCTTGCCGAGGTATACTTGCCTGTAATCTCCAGCCGGGAGTCTTTGGTCAGCAGGCGCTCAAGGTGCTGCAGGGCGGGTTTTTCATCATCTATCAGTATCGCTTTCATGAAGCGGCTTCACCTCTTGTTCATAGTTCTGAAGATGTAGTGATCCGGGGTATTGCATAAGAGATCGTCGTCCCCATGCCCGGCGTACTTACAATGGCCAGGCCGGTGCCGTAGATTTTGAGCAGGCGTCTCTGTATATTTCTCAGGCCGATTCCGCCTTCAGGCCTGTCGTAGGCCAGCACTTCAGCAATCCGTTCCGGTGACATCCCGACCCCGTCATCCGATACTGCAACCACAAGCATTCCGGGATGCAGGCTGATGGACAGTCTGACGGTTCCTCCGGCTTCTTTTCGCATAAGTCCGTGGTTAACTGCATTCTCCACCAGCGGCTGGATGCTAAGCGGGGGAATAAGCTCTCTGATACCCTCCTGCACATGAAACTCAATATTCAGCCTGTCATCGAATCTCGCCTTTTCCAGTGCCAGATAGGATCTGACTAGCTCCAGCTCTTTATCAATCAGTATGGTCTGCCCCCGGTTCTGGAAATCAAAGCTGCTGCGCAAATACTGGCTAAGCTCCAGCAGCAGATCAGTAGCGGTGTCCGGATCATCCGGAGTGATCGAAATGATGGCATTGAGCGCATTATATAGGAAGTGCGGTTTGATCTGTGCCTGCAAAAAGGCAACTTCCGCCTCCACCGATTTACGGATCGATTTACGCATCTCCAGCAATGTGTGCACACGGGCCTTGAATTCGCGAAGCTCTACCGGCTTGGTCAGATAATCATTCGCTCCTGCTTCAAAGGCTGCCTGAATATCCTCCGGCCGGTTGCTGGATGTCAGCACGAGTATCGGCAGCTCCGACAGAATGAACCGCTCGCGGATCGCCTTGCAGAGTACCAGTCCCGGCATTCCAGGCATTACCCAATCCGTAATAATGAGATCGAGCTCCGGATAATTCAGCATTTGCTGAATCGCATCCGGGCCGTTGCTTGCCGTGATAACCGTGTGATTCTCCAGCTGCAGTGCATTGGCAAGCACCTGAAGATTGACAGGATCGTTACCGACAACCAGAATCAGGCAGCATTCGCCATCCTGGGCCGATACACCGCCCGCTCCTGATCTCTCCATAGCCGCAGCCGGTTCCCAGCCGGTAACCTCCATATAATAGGGACCGGAAAAGGCTGCCTTCTTCTGAAGGACGGGCAGTGTGAAGCGGAATTCAGTGCCTTTTCCCGGTTCAGACTGCGCTTCGATCGTCCCCCCGTTAAGCTCCACCAGCTTCTGGGTAATGCTGAGGCCAAGCCCGTTCTCCCTGTACAGCTTCTGCGCACCCGCCCCCTCCGGATCATAGGCGTCGAAGATCGTCCGCAGACGTTCCGGAGAAATACCTGCACCCGTGTCCGTTACAATGATAACAACATACTCATCTTTAACCTCTGCGGAGAGGGTTATCACACCTTGATGGGTATTATTCACAGCATTTGACAATAAATTAAATAAAATCTGGGCCAGCCGCTGTTCATCCGTCTCCACCAGCGGAAGGTGATCAGGAAAATTCAGCTCGAAGTCCAGCTTGGCCTTGCCTGAAATATGACGGGTAACCGCCATGACTGAGGAAGCCACCATCCGCAGATCCACAGCCTCCCGCCGCAAAAAGAGATCGCCGTGGTTCAGCTTGGCGAAGTCGGACATATCGTTAATCAGTGCAGACAGCCGTTTGCCTGTAGAGACAATCATGGATAACTGTCCGGTCTGCTGGGCTGTAACATGGCCTGCGGCGCCCTCAGCCATTGTCTGTGCAATGTTCACAATGCTCTGCAGCGGCTGCCGCAGCTCATGCGAGGTATCTGCCATAAAGTCATCCTTCAATCCGTCCAGCGTAAGCAGCCTGCGCGACAGCTGCTCCACTTCGAGAAACGAAGAGCTGTACTGGCGGGTCAACACCAGAGCCTGAAAGAGGCCGAACAGGATAATCTCATAGGAAACGATAACACTGCTGAATGAGAGGACAGTAAAACTCAGCAGATAATAGATAATCACTACACTGAGGCTTTCAATGCTTACCATCATCAGAAACATATTTTTGGGGTTCGACCTGGTGCCTTTGATCATGGAGTACAGCACGAAGCTTATACTTATAAGCCCCCAGGACAAGAGCAGTCCCTCCAGATAGCTGAAATAGTAGGCAGGCACAAATGTCGCGGTCAGGAGCAGAAACGCAGTGATAACCTTGGAAGCTTTGATCACTGATTCGGGCATAGGATAGTTGACCGAGTTCGCTACATACCGCAGTAAATAATAGTACACCAGTGTGGAGGAAGCCAGCTGCAGTTTAAGAACAATTTCATAAGGCAGTACCGGCAGCAACGAGGCAATAAGCTTTTCCCCGTGAGTCAGTATGTACACCAGAGCCGCTACACAAAAAAGACCCAAATACAGCGTTATACCGCGGCTCTCCCTTACCCTGGAGAACATCAGCAGAAATATGGACAGGATAAAAAATCCCAGCACTGTCGCCCCGTCTATAAAAAGCGCAAACTCACGGTGCTTGATTATGGAGGCCTGGTCACCGATTACAATCGGCTGGATAATTCCGCCTGTGTAATAGCTGTAATTTGCCACCTGGACAATAATCTCCAGCGTGTCTCCGGATGCAGACGCAAATCCCATAAAGGGAATGTTGTTCTGTCTGCTTGCGGACGGAGAAGAGGCCGGAGTGCCGCTGCTTCCGATTTCCTGTCCGTTCACGAAGATCTTGCTGGACGTCCGGATATTGCTCGTCCTCAGACCATAAATCATCTCTTCACCGGCAGGTACCCTGGCCTGCAGACGGTACGTACCGTACCCCTTGCCCTTCCCGGTGTCCGAGACATAAGCATTCCATTCTCCAGGCACCTGGGCTAAGACCGGTACGGGAGGCGGCAGCTGATCACGGCTTCCGGGGTCAAAATTGCTTGGCGTAAGCAGCGCATCCCCGTAAAATTCCCACTCCCCGTCCAGATGGACAACACCGTCATGCCGGAAGTCCCATTCCCGGAGATCCAGAACGCCCTGCTTTGCAACGGGCTGCTTGTGATTATCTGTCAGCAGCTGCTGTATGGAGAGCACCGGCAGTATCAGTACAAGCAGCAGACTGCCGAGTATGCTGAGCCAATACTTCTTCATCTCCCGCCTCCTTTGCATTAGACATTTATCGCCGCTCATTTACGGCACTCGGATGATGATATCCGGCAGAAAGCCCTCCATCCGCTTACTTTATTTAATTAACGCAAAAAAACACAAAAAAAGCCGATTCCTTATATTTTTTCGGAATCGGCTGCCATTCTTGTTAGAGGATTATATTGGAATAGAGATTTACTGGGCTTTCTGCACTGCGGCAGGCACTGCTGCCGGCGCTGTGTCAGGCAATGCGGCCGGCACAGTGTCATCCTTGGTTTTGGCCAAGAAGATATTCAGGATAATCGCTGTCAATGACCCGGATACTATCCCGTTTTGCAGCAGCATTCTGGCGAATTCAGGAAGCTGGTTAAACATCGCCGGCAGTACCGCCGAACCCAGGCCGACAGCGATACTGCAGGCGGCAATCAGCAGATTCCCGTCCTTGCGCAGATCAACCTCGGAGAGAATCGATATGCCCGAGGCGGCAACAGAGCCGAACATCACGATCATTGCACCGCCAAGCACGGCATTCGGCACCACAGTTGTCAGGGCAGCCAGCTTGGGCAGGAGACCCAGTACAACCATAATACCGCCTGCTGCAAAAATGACATTCCGTGTCTTCACACGTGTCAGCGACAGCAGCCCGACATTCTGGGAGAATGCCGTATAAGGGAAAGCATTGAACAAGCCGCCAAGCATAATAGCAAGGCCTTCGGAACGCAGGCCGTTAACAATTTGTCTCTTCT
Coding sequences:
- a CDS encoding glycosyl hydrolase family 8, yielding MGNRLIIFAALLVSVALLASCSTHESRPIPTSKAVPSEVPSPVQDPFAMQHPQEAAQLLDFIETQLSGPDGIYTNLLDTDQSDEAATGHEVLSESASLIMRSAVLGGNQELFDRHWSIARAVFDMDGGFSYRYSPKLEKQYPVNAAVDDLRLIGALYDAGKAFADRSYTEEADKYALRFYSNNVKDGYLKDFYDNYYKNTNEFITLCYINLSVLQKLSIPDGLRGILLHNMTGILQEGYLSNEFPFYETRFDYRTGKYSSENINTVESLLSILNLTEMKRQNPRSITYIKEQVEAGTLYGQYTRDGQPANDIRSTAIYALAAMIGAEAGDDDLYQAGLARMNEFRITDPDSPLYGGFGNPDTGEAYSFDNLMALLAYSY
- a CDS encoding potassium channel family protein, which encodes MHFLLRISGKLMRLKKKSIGLMILLFVVLSSTIAFAIEPGTFGNWFNAFYWVLTTMATVGYGDYFAVTAAGKVFTIFLYIFGIGLLSLVIGKIVEAFGEMQRRRGAGTLSFYGKDHIVLINWNRKTQAAVHEILCYTPDCRIVIIDESGQHPLEQMDQVHFISGDASSDEILQKACIHEARAAIIFGDTRIDEASLTDGKTLLIASSIERIAPQVHTTVEIMQEKNIQNFRHVHVNEFVLSHDAISRLAVRSALEEGNAEVITQLLSRQHGDDIYEIPLKSAWTTYGDAFQDLLSRGATLLADRGDLGINRKLDQKIPQDARLYIVADEDTYRKIRG
- a CDS encoding DUF350 domain-containing protein, whose translation is MTIVMNLVISVLTIILLQVIGMVVFALMTPFKDMDELKKGNVAVALALGGKFLATAIILGVAAYTNTSIWHMMLWFAVGYVCLIVSYWVFELFTPGFRISEQLQQGNTAVGTMLCLVFIGTAFAVSSLII
- a CDS encoding glutathionylspermidine synthase family protein translates to MNRAESVFEFRDQSHLERAPRVEQLRELGFTWADLEDEEYWLDAVAVMSRETYQELEKASAGLWAVLDKAVRYIHRRRDLYDLLGIPPVLWEMLDDCPLPEPGLISRYARFDFAVADDGTIKLLELNADTPTGYVEASIATPWICEQAGITSPNTAMKGLLAAAWAVEQPDTAACVAYGSHEEDSGTIEALVQHSGLDVQCVDCLDLWIDEGSVRVGEDRVIQRMFALYPKEWMAVDEGGEALAYAIETGQLQLFNGPHSILLQSKGLIAAVWGMYELGLLFDAEERELISRYVLPTYNKPVFSGNFVSKTVFGREGGSVRLFDDSGTLELKDEDGFDSSELFPTVYQKRAEMARIRTAEGELHLLTGMFVINGKPCGLLGRAGGPITGNTSHFIALGVRGLTR
- a CDS encoding response regulator, yielding MKAILIDDEKPALQHLERLLTKDSRLEITGKYTSARLGLQHLQQEKADIVFLDIGMPEMNGLEAAEHIANLDRSIRVVYITAYTEYAIDAFELNAVDYLLKPVTSQRLCKTLERLVSREEQAKQAAAVVEADRQPGILCFKQLEFLEGGEPGQKIQWRTSKAQEVFALLLHSRGQWILKDTIVDLVWPEFNPEKALANLHTTVYHIRKLLKTREMGVLVEFSQERYRLVRENVTLDVEQFEQGWSGTPVENDQDWGRREAVLALYRGDYLGEHHYSWAESRRKELQAKYLQMALRSAEYELGTERPRQALTRLLALREADAYSEDICRLTLRCYADLGDFIGFKNHYENYKALLQNELGIHPDHVMDSWVKNIF
- a CDS encoding ATP-binding protein, giving the protein MKKYWLSILGSLLLVLILPVLSIQQLLTDNHKQPVAKQGVLDLREWDFRHDGVVHLDGEWEFYGDALLTPSNFDPGSRDQLPPPVPVLAQVPGEWNAYVSDTGKGKGYGTYRLQARVPAGEEMIYGLRTSNIRTSSKIFVNGQEIGSSGTPASSPSASRQNNIPFMGFASASGDTLEIIVQVANYSYYTGGIIQPIVIGDQASIIKHREFALFIDGATVLGFFILSIFLLMFSRVRESRGITLYLGLFCVAALVYILTHGEKLIASLLPVLPYEIVLKLQLASSTLVYYYLLRYVANSVNYPMPESVIKASKVITAFLLLTATFVPAYYFSYLEGLLLSWGLISISFVLYSMIKGTRSNPKNMFLMMVSIESLSVVIIYYLLSFTVLSFSSVIVSYEIILFGLFQALVLTRQYSSSFLEVEQLSRRLLTLDGLKDDFMADTSHELRQPLQSIVNIAQTMAEGAAGHVTAQQTGQLSMIVSTGKRLSALINDMSDFAKLNHGDLFLRREAVDLRMVASSVMAVTRHISGKAKLDFELNFPDHLPLVETDEQRLAQILFNLLSNAVNNTHQGVITLSAEVKDEYVVIIVTDTGAGISPERLRTIFDAYDPEGAGAQKLYRENGLGLSITQKLVELNGGTIEAQSEPGKGTEFRFTLPVLQKKAAFSGPYYMEVTGWEPAAAMERSGAGGVSAQDGECCLILVVGNDPVNLQVLANALQLENHTVITASNGPDAIQQMLNYPELDLIITDWVMPGMPGLVLCKAIRERFILSELPILVLTSSNRPEDIQAAFEAGANDYLTKPVELREFKARVHTLLEMRKSIRKSVEAEVAFLQAQIKPHFLYNALNAIISITPDDPDTATDLLLELSQYLRSSFDFQNRGQTILIDKELELVRSYLALEKARFDDRLNIEFHVQEGIRELIPPLSIQPLVENAVNHGLMRKEAGGTVRLSISLHPGMLVVAVSDDGVGMSPERIAEVLAYDRPEGGIGLRNIQRRLLKIYGTGLAIVSTPGMGTTISYAIPRITTSSEL